The proteins below are encoded in one region of Sulfolobus sp. A20:
- a CDS encoding long-chain fatty acid--CoA ligase yields the protein MDSTIMDYNLNIKSIFWRAEKLFYSQEIISRTHEGVKKYTYADFALRVKKLARLLKEKGLEKESVASIAWNTHRHLEVYFAVPMLNGVLHTVNVRFHTSEMDYVIKEMRDKAVFMDKDIDYKGDLPTFIFDEKYDEEVDSQEPLDSFPDVDERQGAIACFTSGTTGKPKGVIYSHRSVFIHSLSLLAKDVVGISSSDTVMPIVPMFHISAWDIPFASLMTGARLVLPGPRPKAEDIVNLIKSFNVTIGVGAPTVWIDVVNYAERENINLSPLKVVVTGGAEPPLGLIKNLKEKFNVKTVHAWGMTETEAIATVNRSDDVNKLVEQGIPIPAFEISLISPDGKELPWDGKSVGELVVKGAFVTKRYSNTDANVLHNNEWFRTGDVAKINKDGSIKVVDRLKDLIKSGGEWISSVDLENAIMSYDKVLEAVVVGIPDERWGERPVALVVKKSGVNVTAEEIIEYLKSLNKFAKWQLPDKIIFVDSIPKTSTGKLDKKVVREEIKKLLMK from the coding sequence ATGGACTCTACAATAATGGATTATAATTTAAATATCAAATCAATATTTTGGAGAGCTGAGAAACTTTTCTACAGTCAAGAGATAATATCAAGGACTCATGAAGGAGTAAAGAAATATACTTATGCAGATTTCGCATTGAGAGTTAAAAAATTAGCGAGATTACTCAAAGAGAAGGGATTGGAAAAAGAGAGCGTTGCATCTATTGCTTGGAATACTCACAGGCATCTTGAAGTTTATTTTGCAGTTCCTATGCTAAATGGAGTTTTACACACTGTCAACGTTAGGTTTCACACAAGTGAAATGGATTATGTGATAAAGGAGATGAGAGACAAAGCTGTTTTCATGGATAAGGATATAGATTATAAAGGGGACTTACCCACTTTTATTTTTGATGAAAAATATGATGAAGAGGTGGATTCTCAAGAACCATTAGATAGTTTCCCAGACGTAGATGAAAGGCAAGGTGCTATAGCGTGTTTTACTTCAGGAACTACTGGTAAGCCAAAAGGAGTAATTTATAGTCACAGAAGTGTCTTCATACACTCTTTGTCCTTACTAGCTAAGGATGTAGTGGGAATATCCTCAAGTGATACTGTAATGCCTATAGTTCCCATGTTTCACATCTCAGCATGGGATATACCATTTGCCTCACTGATGACTGGAGCAAGACTAGTCTTGCCCGGACCAAGACCTAAGGCAGAGGATATAGTAAATCTGATTAAAAGCTTTAATGTAACGATAGGTGTTGGAGCTCCTACTGTTTGGATTGATGTCGTGAACTACGCAGAAAGAGAGAATATTAACCTATCCCCCTTAAAAGTTGTCGTAACTGGAGGAGCCGAACCACCTCTAGGCTTAATCAAGAATCTCAAAGAGAAGTTTAACGTTAAAACAGTTCACGCGTGGGGTATGACGGAGACTGAGGCTATTGCGACCGTAAATAGGAGCGATGACGTAAATAAATTAGTGGAACAAGGTATTCCCATACCAGCATTTGAGATAAGCTTAATAAGCCCTGATGGCAAGGAATTGCCTTGGGATGGTAAATCTGTAGGAGAATTAGTAGTTAAAGGAGCCTTCGTTACGAAGAGGTATTCTAATACTGATGCGAATGTCTTACATAACAATGAGTGGTTTAGGACTGGTGACGTGGCTAAAATAAACAAAGACGGTAGTATCAAGGTTGTTGATAGGTTAAAGGATTTAATAAAGAGTGGTGGTGAATGGATAAGCTCTGTAGACTTAGAGAACGCGATAATGTCTTATGACAAGGTTTTAGAGGCTGTAGTAGTTGGGATACCAGATGAGAGGTGGGGAGAGAGACCAGTAGCCTTAGTAGTTAAAAAATCTGGTGTTAACGTTACTGCTGAGGAAATCATTGAGTATTTGAAGTCTCTGAATAAGTTCGCTAAGTGGCAATTGCCAGACAAAATAATATTCGTTGATTCAATACCTAAGACTAGTACGGGGAAATTGGATAAAAAAGTAGTGAGAGAAGAAATAAAGAAGTTATTAATGAAATGA
- a CDS encoding MFS transporter, protein MPSNHVRWTIIALMFVIITVDYVDRGIVPSAEPILTKLFSLNPIEIALIGNGFLYGYLIMNPVVGYLLDRYGPRSVLSSFVMGWGVIEIITAFALSAIYLIIARVLLGVAEAVGFPAVTKITANWLTKGEKARGGTIGDAGVNVGVVLGSLVLIWFLLFFPSNVAWRVALIVVGIISILLGIVLRFLVHDTPDKHPGISQDELNYIKNNQEVILQQKKVPIIYWFKTRDYWAYMMGLGAQAGIFFGLFTWLPEYLYYAKGLTLTLTLYYTALIWGFGFFGEITGGFVIDYLIKRIGANTALKIGFAVSSISVTLGLLLVTLSNSVVEAITILCASFFFLRWSGIQWAAPSFIVPPEYSGQWGGHIGLWETLWGIVIPIVFGYMLTITHSYNPGIEMFAIVGIIYFLGASILTRYKRLNIYF, encoded by the coding sequence ATGCCCTCTAACCATGTAAGATGGACAATAATCGCTCTGATGTTCGTTATAATAACAGTTGACTATGTAGATAGGGGGATAGTTCCATCAGCTGAACCAATATTGACTAAACTATTTTCCTTAAACCCTATAGAGATAGCATTAATAGGAAACGGATTTCTTTACGGCTATTTAATAATGAATCCAGTTGTTGGTTATCTATTAGATAGATATGGTCCTAGATCAGTCCTAAGCTCATTCGTGATGGGTTGGGGTGTGATTGAAATAATAACAGCTTTTGCCTTATCAGCTATTTACTTAATTATCGCTAGAGTCTTATTAGGAGTTGCTGAAGCTGTAGGATTTCCAGCTGTGACTAAAATAACAGCTAATTGGTTAACTAAGGGGGAGAAAGCTAGGGGAGGTACTATAGGTGATGCAGGAGTTAATGTGGGAGTAGTATTAGGTTCATTGGTGCTAATATGGTTTTTATTATTCTTTCCAAGTAATGTCGCATGGAGAGTAGCCTTAATCGTAGTTGGGATAATTTCCATTTTGCTAGGTATTGTATTGAGGTTTTTAGTACATGATACCCCTGACAAGCATCCTGGAATTAGTCAAGATGAGCTTAACTATATTAAAAATAATCAAGAGGTTATCTTACAGCAGAAGAAAGTGCCTATAATCTATTGGTTTAAGACTAGGGATTATTGGGCTTACATGATGGGATTAGGGGCTCAAGCTGGTATATTCTTTGGTCTATTTACGTGGTTACCGGAGTATTTATATTATGCAAAGGGTCTAACGTTAACCTTAACATTGTATTATACGGCATTAATTTGGGGATTTGGTTTCTTCGGGGAGATCACTGGTGGGTTCGTGATAGATTATCTTATAAAAAGGATTGGGGCTAATACTGCTTTAAAAATAGGTTTTGCTGTGAGTTCCATCTCAGTTACCTTAGGTCTATTGCTAGTCACTTTGTCTAATTCCGTCGTAGAGGCAATAACGATATTATGTGCGTCATTTTTCTTCTTGAGATGGTCTGGTATACAATGGGCTGCCCCTTCATTTATAGTTCCACCCGAGTATAGTGGTCAATGGGGAGGACACATTGGCTTATGGGAAACTCTGTGGGGAATAGTTATTCCAATAGTATTTGGATATATGCTGACAATTACTCATTCCTATAATCCCGGTATAGAAATGTTTGCAATCGTGGGTATCATATATTTCCTTGGAGCTTCAATACTGACGAGATATAAGAGATTAAACATATATTTTTAG
- a CDS encoding type II toxin-antitoxin system VapC family toxin, whose amino-acid sequence MTLIDTSVIVEILKGRLEAIGDSLSIISMMEIGRVIDDEKRKKTFEKLKEIYLIYPIDERVAIEYSKLYYELKKKGEIMSDLDLIIASTAKAYNQKLITKDKDFLKVRNYVDVEII is encoded by the coding sequence ATGACTCTCATAGACACTTCAGTCATTGTCGAGATATTAAAAGGAAGATTAGAGGCTATTGGTGATTCATTATCCATTATTTCTATGATGGAAATTGGAAGGGTTATAGATGACGAGAAGAGAAAGAAAACTTTTGAGAAGTTAAAGGAGATTTATTTAATATACCCTATTGATGAAAGGGTAGCAATAGAGTACTCTAAACTTTATTATGAGTTGAAGAAGAAGGGAGAGATAATGTCTGATCTAGATCTAATCATAGCCTCTACTGCTAAGGCTTACAATCAAAAACTAATTACGAAAGATAAGGACTTCCTTAAGGTAAGGAATTACGTAGATGTTGAAATTATTTAA
- a CDS encoding antitoxin VapB family protein: MVGRITTISVSDSVKEILEREKGDMNWDEFLLILVNEYKRKKREEGLRELMKILTEDDIKEIEKSHEEMHEEFKL, encoded by the coding sequence ATGGTTGGAAGGATAACTACAATATCTGTTTCTGATAGTGTAAAAGAAATCTTAGAGAGAGAAAAGGGTGACATGAACTGGGACGAGTTTTTATTAATCTTGGTTAATGAGTATAAGAGAAAGAAAAGAGAAGAGGGACTAAGGGAATTAATGAAAATCTTGACTGAGGATGATATCAAGGAAATAGAAAAGAGCCATGAAGAGATGCATGAGGAATTTAAGTTATGA
- a CDS encoding Lrp/AsnC family transcriptional regulator, with amino-acid sequence MDETDREIIFNLLKNGRVSQNKLAKIVNLAPPSLNARFKRLIDEGIIRDFKVFINPNLINKYFAYYAFPNLREAHSDKIFVKFNCLENFNVYGFLGNSINEIRETVRGIEAEVGNPIMEYLPPQSPLKPKKLHLLLLRTLVENPRAEMGEIAHALNLKVSKVKRLMSELKGVTIIPEVDLIKADSLLLGVFTKKVDEIRNITNRFSIITISGVLGGVDVSFVGSIRNAKEIVDKVRGVDPQAQVMLVYNYEIRTDTRNLELE; translated from the coding sequence GTGGATGAGACTGATAGAGAAATAATCTTTAACCTACTAAAGAATGGTAGGGTTTCTCAAAACAAATTAGCAAAGATAGTCAATTTAGCTCCTCCATCGCTTAATGCTCGGTTTAAAAGACTTATAGATGAAGGAATAATAAGGGATTTTAAGGTTTTCATAAATCCTAATCTAATTAATAAATACTTCGCGTATTATGCTTTCCCTAACTTGAGGGAAGCTCACTCTGATAAAATTTTCGTCAAGTTTAATTGTCTAGAGAACTTCAACGTATATGGGTTTTTAGGTAATAGCATAAACGAAATAAGGGAAACGGTGAGAGGGATTGAGGCTGAGGTAGGGAATCCGATAATGGAGTATTTACCTCCTCAGAGTCCTTTAAAACCAAAGAAATTACATTTGCTTCTTTTAAGAACGTTGGTTGAAAACCCTAGAGCTGAAATGGGTGAAATAGCTCATGCCTTGAACCTTAAGGTCTCTAAAGTTAAGAGGTTAATGAGCGAACTTAAAGGGGTGACTATTATTCCAGAGGTGGATCTCATAAAGGCGGATTCTCTTCTCCTAGGAGTATTCACTAAGAAAGTGGATGAAATAAGGAACATCACGAATAGGTTTTCAATTATTACTATAAGTGGAGTATTAGGTGGAGTTGACGTAAGTTTCGTGGGATCAATAAGGAATGCTAAAGAGATAGTTGATAAGGTTAGGGGAGTAGATCCTCAAGCCCAAGTTATGTTAGTATATAATTATGAGATAAGAACAGATACTAGGAATCTAGAGTTGGAGTAG
- a CDS encoding MFS transporter, producing MAEGRTLITLALTAFLDSVGFGIIIPILPYYSLKLGATPIEFSLLTVAYSIGQLIFSPYISRLSDIRGKKTVLLLGISSEVVGYLIIGLSPFFYLLLLARFITGSLTSNLPVILSYVTSMDEERMKSRNIGIISGSFGVGFVAGPIMGGALSPLGYRNTFIIVSILSLINLLSVLLTLKDENTGVIIKQSSLKDILKMSSSFFILILTVTLSFAILQGTLAFYGKYFYEWGPQQIGLILGIVGTVQAIVQFLLVYRLIGIVGEKVSTVIGLLVSLFAYALLLFPINQNLTYISLVTIAIGNGIVQNSILTLLSKSISSGNRGGAFGFTQSSTALGSLIGFPLGNFMFQFVSASSEYVLSSVLILISLSYFYRTYMRGISSSR from the coding sequence ATGGCTGAAGGAAGAACGCTAATCACTCTAGCTCTTACAGCTTTTTTAGACTCGGTTGGTTTTGGTATTATAATCCCAATCCTTCCTTACTATTCGTTGAAATTAGGGGCAACACCAATTGAGTTTAGCTTACTTACAGTTGCCTATTCTATTGGTCAATTAATCTTCTCACCATATATAAGTAGATTATCCGATATAAGAGGCAAGAAAACCGTACTTTTATTAGGAATAAGCTCAGAAGTAGTAGGGTATTTAATAATAGGTCTTTCCCCGTTTTTCTACCTATTACTCTTAGCCAGATTCATAACAGGCTCTTTAACGAGTAATTTACCCGTAATACTTTCATATGTAACTAGCATGGATGAGGAACGAATGAAATCTCGTAATATAGGAATAATATCCGGCTCATTTGGTGTGGGATTTGTTGCTGGTCCGATCATGGGCGGTGCTTTATCCCCTTTAGGATATAGGAATACGTTCATTATAGTGTCGATTTTAAGCTTAATTAACTTACTATCAGTTTTATTAACTTTAAAGGATGAAAATACTGGAGTTATCATCAAGCAAAGCTCTTTAAAGGATATTCTCAAAATGTCGAGTTCTTTCTTCATTTTAATACTTACGGTTACCTTGAGTTTCGCAATTCTTCAAGGTACTTTAGCCTTCTACGGAAAGTATTTTTACGAGTGGGGTCCTCAACAAATAGGACTAATATTAGGAATAGTAGGAACAGTTCAGGCTATTGTACAATTCCTTTTAGTCTATAGATTAATAGGAATAGTAGGGGAGAAGGTTTCAACAGTGATTGGTCTATTAGTGTCCCTTTTCGCTTACGCTCTTCTCTTATTTCCAATCAATCAAAACTTAACATATATATCATTAGTTACAATAGCAATAGGAAATGGAATAGTCCAGAACTCGATTTTGACGTTACTTAGTAAGAGCATATCATCTGGAAATAGGGGAGGTGCCTTTGGATTCACTCAATCATCGACAGCATTAGGTAGCCTAATAGGTTTCCCTCTAGGGAATTTCATGTTCCAATTCGTCTCGGCAAGCTCAGAGTATGTTTTAAGTTCTGTCTTGATCCTAATCTCACTTTCCTACTTTTATAGGACCTATATGAGAGGAATATCTTCTTCGAGATAG
- a CDS encoding MMPL family transporter — protein MSLNFLLNRKWIVLWVVLILLMIPAVMNYSHYITYSNEQNVPANSESAIVTNILNGTSYNNDTLIVVVQENPFSPYVSNATLSFQDSLLKANIPYLSEVQSPFSEYISFLNDILSNVFHNTTESHLYSIQYIEENGLKGAPNFITSRYVSTDNTTFLIFIIFNKSSGYVLPNGNTPSQEAYPYVKTIMQKFFGNNATLTGEGAIAYETQQISSKNAFAFGLVFIILAIAVGITLRSYKASLVSLLFISITTLIGYVAIFLVGSLVVKVNYVVNYTLTAVLVGVTTDYVVFIMARFRQELREGKEDKKALEIAISKGGRAVLVSGLTVGISLLAFSLIPNFLSWGLVLFSAVVISTILILTLLPSILSVTGKKVFSIKGLSNISSQKLERSIFYRVSNVSVRRKYVIATIIIALAIPSIILFLNVPTTYDFNAGLPNSLPSVKALNLIESKFGANELYPIVILMKINESVTNTQIINTAKEILSTPGITNVYGPYVNGRNITNNTNVSAFTINDKYILFIAYTSYNPFSANAIRTVNILKQDHSLLVGGLTSAVIDQRTVASHNFGELEILITLFVALIIGVSFRSWKFPLISISGVIISITWTTSLLYAISTFILHEPIIYLIPVILFVILMSLGNDYTVFIISRVIEEVNQYGQEKGIQLAIARTGIVVTSLGLILAGSLGALALIPVGFLEQLGIAFILSLVIDTFIIRTIYFPAMLAILGVEKGIKGLNN, from the coding sequence ATGTCATTAAATTTCCTATTAAATCGGAAATGGATCGTTTTATGGGTAGTATTAATCTTATTAATGATACCAGCTGTAATGAATTACAGTCACTATATCACTTACTCTAATGAACAAAATGTACCTGCAAATAGTGAGTCAGCAATAGTCACAAACATCCTGAATGGAACGTCATACAATAATGACACATTAATAGTGGTCGTTCAAGAAAATCCTTTCTCACCATATGTAAGCAATGCCACCCTATCCTTCCAAGACTCTTTACTTAAAGCCAATATACCTTATTTATCAGAAGTTCAATCTCCCTTCAGTGAATATATTTCCTTTCTTAATGATATATTATCTAATGTTTTTCATAACACAACAGAATCTCATCTATATTCAATTCAGTATATAGAAGAAAATGGGCTTAAAGGTGCTCCTAATTTCATTACGTCAAGATATGTAAGTACTGATAATACTACTTTTTTGATATTTATCATATTCAATAAATCTTCAGGATATGTACTTCCAAATGGGAACACTCCATCCCAAGAGGCATATCCTTATGTAAAAACTATAATGCAAAAATTCTTTGGAAATAATGCTACCTTAACCGGTGAAGGGGCAATAGCTTATGAGACTCAGCAAATTAGCTCCAAGAACGCGTTTGCCTTCGGGCTCGTTTTCATAATTTTAGCCATAGCAGTAGGGATAACATTGAGGTCTTATAAAGCGTCATTAGTCTCTCTATTATTCATATCTATAACTACTCTAATTGGTTACGTGGCTATATTCCTAGTAGGTAGTCTAGTAGTGAAAGTAAATTATGTAGTAAATTATACGCTGACGGCAGTATTAGTAGGAGTTACGACGGATTATGTCGTATTCATTATGGCAAGATTTAGGCAAGAGTTAAGAGAGGGTAAGGAGGATAAGAAAGCTTTAGAGATAGCGATTAGTAAAGGAGGTAGAGCTGTATTAGTAAGTGGGCTAACTGTGGGAATAAGTCTATTAGCATTTTCCTTAATACCTAATTTCTTAAGCTGGGGATTGGTCTTATTCTCAGCTGTAGTGATATCAACTATATTAATACTTACTCTATTACCATCAATCCTTTCGGTGACTGGCAAAAAAGTGTTCTCCATCAAGGGGCTGAGTAATATAAGTAGTCAAAAATTAGAACGTTCAATATTTTACCGTGTTAGCAATGTATCGGTAAGGAGAAAATACGTTATTGCTACAATAATCATAGCCTTAGCAATACCATCAATTATATTATTCTTGAATGTTCCAACTACTTATGATTTTAACGCTGGGTTACCAAATAGCCTTCCCTCTGTTAAGGCTTTGAATCTTATAGAGAGTAAGTTTGGGGCTAATGAACTTTATCCAATAGTCATTTTAATGAAGATAAACGAAAGTGTTACAAATACGCAGATTATAAATACTGCTAAAGAGATACTCTCAACTCCCGGAATAACAAACGTATACGGACCATATGTTAATGGTAGGAACATAACTAATAACACTAACGTTTCAGCATTCACTATTAACGATAAGTATATCTTGTTTATAGCTTATACCTCTTACAATCCTTTTTCTGCAAACGCTATAAGGACAGTTAACATTCTTAAGCAAGATCACAGTCTACTAGTTGGAGGTTTAACTTCAGCGGTAATAGATCAAAGGACTGTAGCTTCTCACAATTTCGGAGAATTGGAAATATTGATCACATTGTTTGTCGCACTAATTATAGGAGTTTCATTTAGGTCTTGGAAGTTTCCATTAATTTCAATTTCTGGTGTCATAATAAGTATAACCTGGACTACAAGTTTACTTTACGCAATATCTACCTTCATACTTCATGAACCCATAATTTATCTCATACCGGTAATATTGTTTGTTATACTAATGAGTTTAGGGAACGATTACACTGTTTTCATAATATCCAGAGTAATTGAAGAGGTCAATCAGTATGGACAGGAAAAAGGAATACAGTTAGCTATAGCGAGGACGGGGATAGTGGTTACCTCACTTGGACTTATATTAGCTGGCTCTTTAGGAGCTTTAGCATTAATTCCAGTAGGATTTTTGGAGCAGTTAGGTATCGCCTTCATATTATCCCTAGTTATCGACACATTTATAATAAGGACAATATATTTCCCAGCCATGTTAGCAATTTTAGGAGTTGAAAAGGGAATTAAAGGATTGAACAATTGA
- a CDS encoding zinc-binding dehydrogenase: protein MTWKIIFDGKGFKKVEMQDETLKEGHIKIKPIFYSVCGTDKSILLGKYKLEKPIALGHEIAGIVMEGNGIDIAGNELKVGDYVALYPNYFCEKCIDCLNRNFNACRNKVMIGVRTDGGLSEYMMVDPRFLLKLPEDLQKILGPIIEPVAVGIHALKKFEEKDRRLVIIGLGGTGSLAYETARILGFNDVVAVEKNERKLELARMIGIRAFPSIREALSNKAINVLDTVGDNKSIGEIESALDLIPSKSEIVITGLGNEVLSFHRDSLIRRELTIKGSIIYNPTDFIEASEIVYANQQYYLKYITKVVKLSDPDILPSLLLDENNLKIIIIIQ from the coding sequence ATGACGTGGAAAATAATATTTGACGGAAAAGGTTTTAAGAAAGTTGAGATGCAAGATGAGACTTTAAAGGAGGGACATATCAAAATAAAACCCATCTTCTATTCCGTTTGCGGAACTGATAAGTCAATTCTATTAGGCAAATATAAGTTAGAGAAGCCTATTGCTCTAGGTCATGAGATAGCCGGAATTGTAATGGAGGGAAATGGTATTGACATAGCTGGAAATGAGTTAAAAGTTGGAGACTATGTGGCACTTTATCCAAATTATTTTTGTGAAAAATGTATTGACTGCTTAAACAGGAACTTTAATGCGTGTAGGAACAAGGTGATGATAGGAGTTAGAACTGATGGGGGACTCTCGGAGTATATGATGGTTGATCCAAGATTTCTCCTAAAACTTCCAGAAGACCTACAGAAAATATTAGGCCCAATAATTGAGCCAGTTGCTGTAGGGATTCACGCTCTCAAGAAGTTCGAGGAAAAGGATAGAAGGTTAGTAATTATAGGCTTGGGTGGAACGGGTAGTCTAGCATATGAGACAGCTCGAATTTTAGGCTTTAATGATGTGGTAGCAGTGGAGAAGAATGAGAGGAAGTTAGAGTTAGCTAGGATGATAGGTATAAGGGCTTTTCCTTCCATAAGGGAAGCCTTAAGCAATAAGGCAATAAACGTTCTTGATACCGTAGGAGATAATAAGAGTATAGGAGAGATAGAGTCAGCCCTTGATCTCATCCCTTCTAAGTCTGAAATCGTCATAACTGGCTTAGGAAATGAAGTACTAAGCTTTCACAGAGATTCGTTAATAAGAAGAGAGCTGACGATTAAGGGTTCAATAATCTATAATCCTACAGACTTCATTGAGGCTAGTGAGATAGTTTACGCTAATCAGCAATATTATTTGAAGTATATTACTAAAGTAGTTAAACTTAGTGATCCAGATATTTTACCCTCTCTCTTATTAGATGAAAATAATTTGAAAATTATTATAATAATTCAGTAG
- a CDS encoding ABC transporter ATP-binding protein, protein MSDATSIVNVKNLKVVYNKKKTALDGISIHVNKGETLGVIGESGSGKTTLGLSILRLIKITEGEIHFKGLNITNWSEKQLRKIRKFMQLVPQDPYSSMNPKLKIRDIVIEPILNEKYDLDEKANKVLQQVGLDPSIKDRYPKELSGGQRQRVLIARAMIGDPEFIVLDEPTSNLDVSIQAQILNLLLDMQEQRNLSYLFITHNIQVAKYMSNRIAVLYGGKLVELGETKDVIKDPLHPYTMELLESIPSSEFKVKLKQGYNYVEGNNKVITRGCIYFNRCKFAKQVCKEVNPELRQIKVNHFVACHLYS, encoded by the coding sequence ATGTCAGATGCCACCTCTATAGTTAACGTAAAAAATCTAAAAGTAGTTTACAACAAGAAGAAAACAGCCTTAGATGGTATTTCAATTCACGTAAATAAGGGAGAGACATTAGGGGTAATAGGAGAATCTGGAAGCGGAAAAACAACGTTGGGATTATCTATCTTAAGATTAATAAAGATCACTGAAGGGGAAATACACTTCAAGGGGCTTAACATAACCAATTGGAGCGAGAAACAGCTCAGAAAGATTAGGAAGTTCATGCAATTAGTTCCTCAAGACCCATATTCTAGCATGAATCCGAAGTTAAAGATAAGAGATATAGTTATAGAACCCATACTAAATGAGAAATATGATTTAGATGAGAAAGCTAATAAGGTCTTACAGCAAGTGGGATTAGATCCCTCAATTAAGGATAGATACCCTAAGGAACTTTCAGGTGGTCAAAGACAAAGGGTATTAATAGCTAGGGCTATGATAGGAGATCCGGAGTTCATAGTACTGGATGAGCCAACATCCAATCTAGATGTTTCAATACAAGCTCAGATCTTGAATTTATTGTTAGACATGCAGGAACAGAGGAATTTATCATATTTGTTCATAACTCACAACATTCAAGTGGCTAAATACATGTCTAATAGGATAGCAGTCTTATATGGAGGGAAACTGGTAGAATTGGGTGAAACTAAGGATGTAATTAAGGATCCTCTGCATCCATACACTATGGAACTACTCGAATCTATTCCCTCAAGTGAATTCAAAGTGAAATTGAAACAAGGCTATAATTACGTAGAGGGCAATAATAAAGTAATTACGAGAGGATGTATCTACTTTAATAGGTGTAAGTTCGCAAAACAGGTTTGTAAGGAGGTTAACCCAGAGTTAAGGCAAATTAAAGTTAATCACTTCGTCGCATGCCATCTCTATTCTTAA
- a CDS encoding ABC transporter ATP-binding protein, translating to MDNKLLIIRDLWISYSKGGKRGYAVRGVDLEIEKNQIIGIVGESGSGKSTLGHAIIGLLPNNAKIEKGNIIFEGTDLTKVRKEDYFKFRGKNGIFIIFQDPMTSLNPTMKIRDQLGEILRNEPRKDEFSHSTLFFGYRKKNIVREIDELKESLKKVGFRNPDEILSKYPHQLSGGERQRTMIAMAYLLKPKVLIADEPTTALDVINQAVVLKMLMELKEEYKTSIIFITHDLTLISQISDKIAVMYGGMILEYGKSEDIIKDPLNPYTKGLLSSIPNSFKGEGRVSSIPGFPPNIFSLPLGCPFYPRCSSNMKICESQIPKEKYLGDEHYVRCHLYS from the coding sequence ATGGATAATAAATTACTCATAATTAGGGATTTATGGATTAGCTATTCTAAGGGAGGTAAAAGAGGATATGCTGTTAGAGGAGTGGATTTGGAGATAGAGAAGAATCAAATAATAGGAATCGTCGGAGAAAGTGGTTCTGGTAAAAGTACATTAGGACATGCGATTATTGGATTGTTGCCTAATAATGCTAAGATAGAGAAAGGGAACATAATATTCGAGGGAACTGATTTAACTAAAGTGAGAAAGGAGGACTATTTCAAGTTTAGAGGGAAAAACGGTATTTTCATAATCTTCCAAGACCCGATGACCAGTTTAAATCCTACAATGAAAATAAGGGATCAACTAGGTGAGATTCTCAGAAACGAGCCTAGAAAAGATGAGTTCTCACATTCGACCTTATTTTTCGGTTATCGTAAGAAGAACATTGTTAGGGAAATAGATGAGTTAAAGGAATCATTAAAGAAAGTAGGATTTAGAAACCCTGATGAAATTTTGTCCAAATATCCACATCAGTTGTCAGGTGGAGAGAGACAAAGGACAATGATTGCAATGGCTTATTTATTAAAACCTAAGGTCTTGATCGCAGATGAGCCTACTACAGCGTTAGACGTAATTAACCAAGCTGTAGTGTTGAAAATGCTAATGGAGTTAAAGGAGGAGTATAAGACTTCTATAATATTCATAACCCACGATCTGACATTAATAAGTCAAATAAGTGATAAGATAGCGGTGATGTACGGTGGAATGATACTAGAATATGGAAAAAGTGAAGATATAATAAAAGATCCTCTTAACCCATATACCAAAGGATTACTATCCTCAATACCTAATAGCTTTAAAGGTGAGGGTAGAGTATCCTCAATACCCGGCTTCCCACCTAACATATTTAGTTTACCACTCGGTTGTCCGTTTTATCCTAGATGTAGTTCAAATATGAAGATTTGTGAGTCTCAAATTCCAAAGGAGAAATACTTGGGTGATGAACATTATGTCAGATGCCACCTCTATAGTTAA